In Mycobacterium stomatepiae, the following are encoded in one genomic region:
- a CDS encoding class I SAM-dependent methyltransferase, translated as MTSAKVDFSSVRWGSVEWTNLVTLYLRAYESRTRHPILGDHAAADAVDRIDYDFKRIHRSSLPASNQYLVALRAKQLDVWCADFLASHPEAVVLHLGCGFDGRVFRLDVPPAVQWFDLDQPGVIELRRRLYDETDRYRMIGSSVTDPGWLDQIPTGQPTLVVAEGLLMYVDESGVRQLFARLLDRFNCGELQFDTLSALAPVLSKVLTRGIIKWGIGDARDIEAWNPKLRLVEQTPAQAGYEKIDSTVVRWIYRFFNASPFGPYDMLNRFEF; from the coding sequence GTGACGTCGGCCAAGGTTGATTTCAGTTCGGTCCGTTGGGGCTCGGTGGAGTGGACGAACCTGGTGACGCTGTACCTGCGCGCCTACGAAAGCCGCACCCGCCATCCGATTCTGGGTGACCATGCTGCCGCGGACGCCGTCGACCGCATTGACTACGACTTCAAACGCATCCACCGCAGCTCATTGCCGGCGTCGAATCAGTACCTGGTGGCGTTGCGCGCCAAACAGCTCGACGTTTGGTGCGCTGATTTCCTTGCGTCCCATCCCGAGGCGGTCGTTCTGCACCTAGGCTGTGGCTTCGACGGTCGTGTCTTCCGCCTCGACGTACCGCCGGCGGTGCAGTGGTTCGACCTCGACCAGCCCGGCGTCATCGAGCTCCGCCGGCGACTGTACGACGAAACCGATCGCTATCGGATGATCGGCTCGTCGGTGACCGATCCCGGCTGGCTCGACCAGATCCCCACTGGCCAACCGACACTCGTCGTCGCCGAGGGTCTGCTGATGTATGTCGACGAGAGCGGGGTCCGCCAGCTATTCGCGCGACTGCTGGACCGATTCAATTGCGGCGAACTGCAATTCGACACCCTGTCCGCGCTGGCGCCGGTGCTGTCGAAAGTGCTCACCAGGGGCATCATCAAGTGGGGCATCGGCGACGCGCGCGACATCGAAGCGTGGAATCCCAAGCTGCGGTTGGTCGAACAGACACCGGCGCAGGCCGGCTACGAGAAGATCGACAGCACCGTGGTGCGGTGGATCTACCGATTCTTCAATGCGTCGCCGTTCGGCCCGTACGACATGCTCAACCGCTTCGAGTTCTAA
- a CDS encoding SDR family NAD(P)-dependent oxidoreductase has product MTAKLAQTVALVTGASSGIGAATAKALAADGAAIALLARRAERLAELKADIESGGGTALVVPADVTDPEQVASAVRRTVAEFGRLDILVNNAGRMQSGPADQEPLQDWDQMVSVNVQGVLYATRAALPHLIEAAADAGRGVADLVTISSTAGWVARPNTAVYSLTKFGVNAFSEGLRQEVLGKRVRVGVVGPGTVDTEIFSHLADTSREAIERQTAGMVMLRPEDIADAELFMVTRDRRVAVNHMLVRAAEQTW; this is encoded by the coding sequence ATGACGGCAAAACTGGCACAGACCGTGGCACTGGTGACCGGTGCCAGCAGTGGGATCGGCGCGGCGACGGCTAAAGCCCTGGCCGCCGACGGCGCGGCGATCGCCTTGCTGGCACGGCGGGCCGAACGGCTGGCCGAGCTGAAAGCAGATATCGAATCCGGCGGCGGCACGGCGCTGGTGGTGCCCGCAGACGTCACCGACCCCGAGCAAGTGGCGTCCGCGGTACGGCGAACGGTCGCGGAATTTGGACGTCTCGACATCCTGGTGAACAATGCCGGCCGGATGCAGTCCGGACCCGCCGACCAGGAGCCACTGCAGGACTGGGATCAGATGGTCTCCGTCAACGTGCAGGGCGTGCTCTACGCCACCCGGGCGGCGCTGCCGCACCTGATCGAGGCCGCCGCCGACGCCGGCCGCGGCGTGGCCGACCTGGTCACGATCAGCTCGACCGCCGGCTGGGTGGCCCGCCCCAACACCGCGGTTTATTCGCTGACCAAGTTCGGTGTCAATGCATTCAGCGAGGGGCTGCGCCAAGAGGTGCTGGGCAAGCGGGTGCGGGTCGGCGTGGTGGGGCCCGGCACCGTCGACACCGAAATCTTCAGCCACCTGGCCGACACCTCGCGGGAGGCAATCGAAAGGCAGACCGCCGGGATGGTCATGCTGCGGCCCGAGGACATCGCCGACGCGGAGCTGTTCATGGTGACCCGCGACCGACGGGTGGCAGTCAACCACATGCTGGTGCGCGCCGCCGAACAGACCTGGTAA
- a CDS encoding sugar phosphate isomerase/epimerase family protein: MTELAIGFLNGFGLPPIEFVELAADLGCRYISTVVRGVPLVPLGYAPFSLKDDAALRSDVFAAMHHHGVAASLGDGFLVLPDTEISSFGADLDVLAELGVPRINVVSLDPDLGRTFDQFAALTELAAQRNIATVVEPVPGLTVGDLRTALAAREHVGRNDFRLLIDTMHLVRSGSDAADLAAVDPEHIGYVQLNDTTLRPRLENYMEEAMFERMVPGEGELPLIDILSVLPADIVLEIEVPRRSLALAGVSPIDRVRPCVEAVRRLLAEIDR; this comes from the coding sequence ATGACCGAACTCGCCATCGGCTTTCTCAACGGATTCGGCCTTCCACCGATCGAGTTCGTCGAACTGGCCGCCGATCTCGGCTGTCGCTACATCTCCACCGTGGTGCGAGGCGTCCCCTTGGTGCCGCTCGGCTATGCGCCGTTTTCCCTCAAGGACGATGCCGCGTTGCGATCCGACGTGTTCGCCGCGATGCACCACCATGGTGTCGCGGCGTCGCTGGGAGACGGATTCCTGGTCCTGCCCGACACCGAAATCAGTTCATTCGGTGCGGATCTCGACGTCCTGGCTGAGCTGGGCGTACCGCGGATCAACGTCGTCAGTCTCGATCCCGATCTCGGCCGCACCTTCGACCAGTTCGCCGCGCTGACCGAACTGGCCGCCCAGCGCAACATCGCGACCGTCGTCGAACCGGTACCCGGGCTGACGGTGGGTGACCTTCGCACCGCACTGGCCGCACGAGAACACGTCGGACGAAACGACTTTCGATTGCTGATCGACACCATGCATTTGGTGCGCTCGGGGTCCGACGCGGCCGATCTGGCGGCCGTCGACCCCGAACACATCGGCTATGTCCAACTCAACGACACGACGCTGCGGCCGCGCTTGGAGAACTACATGGAGGAAGCCATGTTCGAGCGGATGGTTCCCGGTGAAGGCGAACTTCCGCTCATCGACATCCTGTCCGTGCTTCCCGCCGACATCGTGCTCGAAATCGAAGTGCCCAGAAGGTCATTGGCGTTGGCCGGGGTCAGCCCGATCGATCGGGTTCGCCCGTGTGTCGAGGCCGTGCGCCGCTTGTTGGCCGAGATCGATCGCTAG
- a CDS encoding cytochrome P450, with the protein MTASTESHVRFDPYDVELIADPYPMFARLRDEAPLYYNAEYDFYAVSRFADVNKGIIDHQTYSSARGVIMELIKANLEIPSGMLIFEDPPIHDIHRKLLSRMFTPRKIAALEPMIRDFCAQSLDPLVGSGRFDFVTDLGAIMPMKVISALLGIPEEDQEYIRDRGNAQLRTEPGKPMSAAEHGLSVGEQFEAYIDWRADNPSDDIMTELLNVEFVDDAGTTRRLRREEILVYLNVVAGAGNETTTRLIGWAGKVLAEHPDQRRELVENPSLIPQAIEELLRFEPPAPHMARYVTRDVSLYDQTVPEGSVMMMLIGAACRDERQFGPDAGEFNIHRPSRPHLTFSVGAHFCLGSALARLEGRVALEEILKRFPEWEPDLTNATLSPTSSVRGWETLPTVVP; encoded by the coding sequence GTGACGGCCAGCACCGAAAGCCATGTTCGTTTCGATCCGTACGACGTCGAGCTCATCGCCGACCCGTATCCGATGTTTGCGCGCCTTCGCGACGAGGCGCCGCTGTATTACAACGCGGAATACGATTTTTACGCGGTGAGCCGATTCGCCGATGTCAACAAGGGCATCATCGACCACCAAACGTACAGCTCCGCGCGGGGCGTGATCATGGAGCTGATCAAGGCCAATCTCGAGATTCCGTCGGGCATGCTGATCTTCGAGGATCCGCCGATTCACGACATTCACCGCAAGCTGCTGTCGCGGATGTTCACCCCTCGCAAGATCGCCGCGCTGGAGCCGATGATCCGCGACTTCTGCGCGCAATCGCTGGATCCGTTGGTGGGCTCCGGCCGGTTCGACTTCGTCACCGACCTGGGCGCGATCATGCCGATGAAGGTCATCAGCGCCCTGCTCGGGATTCCGGAAGAGGATCAGGAATACATCCGCGACCGCGGCAACGCCCAACTGCGCACCGAGCCCGGCAAGCCGATGAGCGCCGCCGAGCATGGCTTGTCGGTGGGCGAGCAGTTCGAGGCCTACATCGACTGGCGCGCCGACAATCCGTCCGACGACATCATGACCGAGCTGCTCAACGTCGAGTTCGTCGACGACGCCGGGACCACCCGGCGGCTGCGGCGCGAGGAGATTCTCGTCTACCTCAACGTGGTGGCCGGAGCGGGCAACGAAACGACAACCCGCTTGATCGGTTGGGCGGGCAAGGTTCTCGCCGAGCACCCCGACCAGCGGCGCGAACTCGTCGAAAATCCCTCGCTCATCCCGCAGGCGATCGAGGAACTGCTGCGCTTCGAGCCGCCCGCGCCGCACATGGCACGCTACGTGACGCGCGACGTCAGCCTCTACGACCAGACGGTGCCGGAAGGCAGCGTGATGATGATGCTGATCGGCGCAGCCTGCCGCGACGAGCGTCAGTTCGGTCCGGACGCCGGCGAATTCAACATCCACCGCCCCTCCCGGCCGCATCTCACCTTCAGCGTGGGAGCGCACTTCTGCCTGGGCTCGGCGCTGGCCCGGCTGGAAGGCCGTGTCGCGCTTGAGGAAATCCTCAAGCGCTTTCCGGAGTGGGAGCCCGATCTGACCAATGCCACGCTCAGCCCGACGTCGTCGGTGCGGGGCTGGGAAACCCTGCCCACCGTGGTGCCCTGA
- a CDS encoding arylsulfatase, with protein sequence MKRPNFLVILADDLGFSDIGAFGSEIETPNLDRLAHAGIRLTDFHSAPACSPTRAMLLTGTDHHVAGIGTMQEVAVPGFQGAPGYEGYLNDRVVALSELLRGAGYFTVMSGKWHLGHSIERSPWARGFERSFALLPAGASHYGGAAGRGFSPVPTLYTEDDQFVTVGEDFYSSDSYTDTLLGYLRDRAADPENQDRPFFAYLPFQAPHWPLQAPDECVAKYRGRYDAGPDVLREERLAALKRLGLCAPDVEPHPVVADGAPEWADMTDEQRAISARAMEVYAGMVDRMDQNIGRVIDYLAETGELDNTVVMFMSDNGAEGAIVEAMPLRGPQIVAQIEKNCDNSLENLGRPTSFIWYGPRWAQAATAPSRLHKAFTTEGGIRVVGFVTWPGFARQETIGTAFATVMDITPTVLELAGVEHPGTSYRDRDVEPMLGRSLVPYLSGQTEAVHPGETGTGWELFGRRAIRQGDWKALYLPPPYGPGEWQLYDLSVDRGEIHDLAATHPDKLAELLELWDRYVQENGVLTEPISVYDVDPQLLG encoded by the coding sequence GTGAAGCGGCCTAATTTTTTGGTGATCCTGGCAGACGACCTCGGCTTTTCCGATATCGGCGCCTTCGGCAGCGAAATCGAAACGCCCAATCTGGACCGGCTCGCCCACGCGGGTATCAGGCTCACCGACTTCCATTCGGCGCCGGCGTGCTCGCCCACCCGGGCGATGCTGTTGACCGGGACCGACCACCACGTCGCCGGTATCGGCACGATGCAGGAGGTCGCGGTCCCGGGATTTCAGGGCGCGCCCGGCTACGAGGGCTATCTCAACGACCGGGTCGTCGCGCTGTCCGAGCTGTTGCGTGGCGCGGGTTATTTCACGGTGATGTCGGGCAAATGGCATCTGGGCCACTCGATCGAAAGATCGCCGTGGGCACGCGGATTCGAGCGTTCGTTTGCGCTGCTACCGGCGGGGGCCAGCCACTACGGCGGCGCCGCGGGCCGCGGATTCTCGCCGGTGCCAACGCTTTACACCGAGGACGACCAGTTCGTCACGGTGGGCGAAGACTTCTACTCGTCGGACTCCTACACCGACACGTTGCTCGGCTATCTCCGCGACCGCGCCGCCGACCCGGAAAATCAGGACCGCCCGTTCTTCGCGTACCTGCCGTTTCAGGCGCCACACTGGCCGCTGCAGGCGCCCGACGAATGCGTTGCCAAATACCGCGGCCGCTACGACGCGGGCCCGGATGTGTTGCGCGAGGAGCGATTGGCGGCACTCAAGCGCCTTGGCCTGTGTGCGCCCGATGTCGAGCCGCATCCGGTCGTGGCCGATGGCGCCCCGGAGTGGGCCGACATGACGGACGAACAGCGCGCGATCTCGGCCCGGGCCATGGAGGTCTACGCCGGCATGGTGGACCGCATGGATCAGAACATCGGCCGGGTGATCGATTACTTGGCCGAGACCGGCGAGTTGGACAACACAGTCGTGATGTTCATGTCCGACAACGGCGCCGAGGGCGCGATCGTCGAGGCGATGCCGCTGCGCGGCCCACAGATCGTCGCGCAGATCGAAAAGAACTGCGACAACAGCCTGGAGAACCTGGGCCGGCCGACGTCGTTCATTTGGTACGGCCCCCGCTGGGCCCAGGCGGCCACCGCGCCGTCGCGCCTGCACAAGGCCTTCACCACCGAGGGCGGGATCCGGGTAGTCGGCTTCGTCACCTGGCCGGGTTTCGCGCGCCAGGAGACGATCGGGACGGCGTTCGCGACCGTCATGGACATCACTCCCACCGTGCTGGAGCTGGCCGGCGTCGAACATCCCGGGACTTCTTACCGCGACCGGGACGTCGAACCGATGCTCGGCCGCTCGCTGGTGCCGTATCTGTCGGGCCAGACCGAGGCCGTCCACCCGGGCGAGACCGGCACCGGCTGGGAGTTGTTCGGCCGCCGCGCCATCCGCCAGGGCGACTGGAAGGCCCTTTACCTGCCGCCGCCCTACGGACCCGGCGAGTGGCAGCTCTACGACCTTTCGGTCGACCGGGGCGAGATCCACGACCTCGCGGCCACCCATCCCGACAAGCTGGCCGAGCTTCTCGAATTGTGGGATCGATACGTCCAGGAGAACGGGGTGCTCACCGAACCGATTTCGGTATACGACGTGGACCCACAACTACTCGGCTAA
- a CDS encoding Gfo/Idh/MocA family protein — MPSVFGNEAPLRIGILGAAAIAPMALIRPARDNAEVVVAAVAAREGARARAFAAKHGIARVHDDYDSLIGDPDLDAIYNPLPNGLHGKWTRAALAAGKHVLCEKPFTANAAEAREIADLAAASDRVVMEAFHYRYHPQTLRAEEIIASGELGKLKHVEATLCFPLPKFSDIRYNYALAGGARMDAGCYTVHMVRTFGGSTPAVVSAQAKLHDPRIDRAMTAELRFAEGHTGRVRCSMWSRRLFDISAKVVGERGQLHVLNPAMPQMFHRLSIRTADDNRVESFPRRASYAYQLDAFAAAVLRGAPVKTTAQDAVENMTVIDGIYRATGLPLREPS; from the coding sequence GTGCCTTCCGTGTTTGGAAACGAAGCCCCGCTGCGGATCGGCATCCTGGGAGCCGCCGCGATCGCGCCGATGGCGCTGATCAGACCCGCCAGGGACAACGCCGAGGTGGTGGTGGCCGCGGTGGCCGCCCGCGAGGGCGCGCGTGCCCGAGCCTTCGCCGCGAAACACGGCATCGCCCGGGTACACGATGACTACGACAGCCTGATCGGCGACCCGGACCTCGACGCGATCTACAATCCGCTGCCAAACGGCTTGCACGGCAAGTGGACCCGAGCAGCGCTGGCGGCCGGCAAGCACGTGCTGTGTGAAAAGCCGTTCACCGCCAATGCCGCCGAAGCCCGCGAGATCGCGGACCTGGCCGCGGCGTCCGATCGTGTGGTGATGGAAGCCTTCCACTATCGCTACCATCCGCAGACTCTGCGGGCCGAGGAGATCATCGCGTCGGGGGAGCTGGGCAAGCTCAAGCATGTGGAAGCCACGCTGTGCTTCCCGCTACCGAAATTTTCCGACATCCGGTACAACTACGCGCTGGCCGGCGGCGCGAGGATGGACGCCGGCTGCTACACGGTCCACATGGTCCGCACCTTCGGCGGCTCGACCCCGGCAGTCGTTTCGGCGCAAGCGAAACTGCATGATCCGCGGATCGACCGGGCGATGACGGCCGAGTTGCGCTTCGCCGAGGGACACACCGGCCGTGTCCGCTGCTCGATGTGGTCGCGGCGTCTTTTCGACATCAGCGCCAAGGTGGTCGGCGAACGCGGACAGCTGCATGTGCTCAATCCGGCGATGCCGCAGATGTTCCATCGGCTCTCGATTCGGACCGCGGACGACAATCGTGTGGAAAGCTTTCCGCGCCGGGCCTCCTACGCCTACCAGCTTGACGCGTTCGCCGCCGCGGTGCTGCGCGGCGCGCCGGTGAAAACCACCGCGCAGGACGCGGTCGAGAACATGACCGTCATCGACGGGATCTATCGCGCCACGGGCCTGCCGCTTCGCGAACCGAGCTGA
- a CDS encoding SecDF P1 head subdomain-containing protein yields MPATTTVRLISAILLGALGCGCHTTQHPAVTSTITAAPTTPPPAPAVRIAPLPVRPVVKSQPTSPDKCPATNPAAPVPPGDVLVTCDLARTTRYTLGPETMRLELTHVDPPKPLTADFYQVILTVDAASETAWAAFTAAHLHAHVAFIRDDLVLEAPMIEEQVTSGRIALTTQTAQAAAQLAQLAGRPA; encoded by the coding sequence ATGCCCGCTACGACGACCGTCCGGCTGATCAGCGCTATTCTGCTCGGCGCGCTGGGTTGCGGCTGTCACACGACCCAACATCCGGCCGTCACTTCGACCATTACCGCCGCGCCCACCACTCCGCCGCCGGCGCCGGCCGTAAGGATCGCGCCACTGCCGGTTCGCCCGGTCGTGAAGTCACAGCCCACCTCACCCGACAAATGCCCCGCGACGAATCCCGCCGCCCCGGTACCGCCGGGCGACGTGCTGGTGACCTGCGACCTGGCCCGGACTACCCGGTACACCCTGGGACCGGAGACGATGCGGCTCGAGCTGACCCACGTGGACCCGCCGAAGCCGCTGACGGCGGATTTCTACCAGGTGATTCTGACGGTGGACGCCGCATCGGAAACCGCGTGGGCGGCATTCACCGCCGCGCACCTGCATGCCCATGTCGCCTTCATCCGCGACGATCTGGTGCTGGAGGCGCCGATGATCGAAGAGCAAGTCACGTCCGGCCGGATCGCGCTCACGACGCAAACGGCTCAGGCCGCCGCGCAGCTGGCCCAATTGGCGGGCCGACCGGCATGA
- a CDS encoding TetR/AcrR family transcriptional regulator — protein sequence MLAADGAKGLSHLKVDRKAVVPDGTTSFYFRTRSALLRAVAERLAELDLERLQSIADSAAGTGDNPTPSLLSQVVIQAGTEPQLSWTKARYELTMQAARDPAMAAILQQATDAFTKLHREILVQLMPHGAELESAVVEDLSNVTLTFINGLLMRAAHGDRVVDTPEQLDAILTAIATGILKSPDRGRLTAGGDVPPAGGRRAAASG from the coding sequence CTGTTGGCCGCCGACGGGGCCAAGGGATTGAGTCATCTGAAGGTGGATCGCAAGGCCGTCGTTCCCGACGGCACCACCTCGTTCTACTTCCGGACCCGTTCCGCGCTGCTGCGTGCGGTCGCCGAACGGCTCGCCGAGCTGGATCTGGAACGGTTGCAGTCGATCGCCGACAGCGCCGCCGGCACCGGAGACAACCCCACGCCGTCGCTGTTGTCGCAGGTGGTGATCCAAGCCGGCACCGAGCCACAGTTGTCCTGGACCAAGGCTCGCTACGAGCTGACGATGCAAGCGGCGCGGGATCCCGCGATGGCCGCGATTCTGCAGCAAGCCACGGACGCCTTCACCAAGTTGCACCGCGAGATCCTGGTGCAACTGATGCCGCACGGGGCCGAGTTGGAATCTGCGGTGGTCGAGGATCTCAGCAACGTCACTCTGACGTTCATCAACGGGCTGTTGATGCGCGCCGCCCACGGCGACCGGGTTGTCGACACCCCGGAGCAACTCGACGCGATCCTGACGGCCATCGCCACCGGCATCCTGAAGAGTCCGGACCGTGGCCGCCTCACCGCGGGTGGTGATGTGCCCCCGGCGGGCGGCCGCCGTGCCGCCGCCTCGGGCTGA
- a CDS encoding HNH endonuclease signature motif containing protein has translation MSTDREALSAAFDTIHAAFDELLEHDCDALATRELMAMLQHCEKVRRRLPAVEHTFINNLVRQATPQEIGGKLSHAIAEATLISRSEASRRIREATDLGPRRGLTGEPLAPMLAATAAKQRQGTLGPGQVAAIRKFYHQLPGWIDGTTREQAEIKLATEGANFRPEQVAELAAIMADCLNPDGSYTDEDRARRRGLSLGNQGSDGMSELRGWLTPEARATVEAVWAKLGAPGMCNPDDESPCVEGSPSEQSIERDFRSAGQRQHDALNAALRALLASGELGQHNGLPASIVVTTSLAELEAAAGRGLTGGGTLLPMSDAIRLARHARHYLAIFDKGKALALYSTKRLASPAQRIVLYAKDRGCSAPGCTVPGYYCEVHHVTDWATCHTTDVDDLTFACGAQHRLLRPGGWTTRKNGRGETEWLPPPHLDRGQPRVNTFHHPEKLLQDRDDDAP, from the coding sequence GTGAGTACGGATCGCGAAGCATTATCGGCGGCTTTCGACACCATTCACGCTGCCTTCGATGAACTCCTGGAGCACGACTGCGACGCGCTCGCGACCCGCGAGCTGATGGCGATGCTGCAGCACTGCGAGAAAGTGCGCCGCCGACTGCCGGCGGTTGAACACACTTTCATCAATAATCTGGTCCGGCAGGCCACGCCCCAAGAGATCGGCGGCAAGCTGTCGCATGCGATTGCCGAAGCGACGTTGATCAGTCGCTCCGAAGCGTCGCGGCGCATTCGGGAAGCCACCGACCTGGGGCCGCGGCGCGGGTTGACCGGCGAACCGCTCGCACCGATGTTGGCGGCCACCGCCGCCAAGCAGCGGCAGGGCACGCTGGGACCCGGTCAAGTGGCGGCGATCCGCAAGTTCTACCACCAGTTACCCGGCTGGATTGATGGGACTACGCGCGAGCAAGCCGAGATCAAACTGGCCACAGAGGGCGCCAATTTCCGGCCCGAACAAGTCGCGGAGCTAGCCGCGATTATGGCCGATTGCCTCAATCCTGATGGCAGCTATACCGATGAGGATCGTGCGCGGCGCCGCGGACTGAGCCTGGGCAACCAAGGCAGCGATGGGATGTCGGAGTTGCGGGGCTGGCTGACCCCCGAGGCCCGCGCCACCGTGGAAGCGGTGTGGGCGAAATTGGGTGCTCCGGGAATGTGCAATCCCGACGACGAAAGCCCTTGCGTGGAAGGGAGTCCCAGCGAGCAGTCGATTGAGCGGGATTTCCGCAGCGCGGGGCAACGCCAGCACGACGCGCTGAATGCGGCACTCAGAGCATTGCTCGCTTCGGGCGAACTCGGGCAGCACAACGGGCTGCCGGCTTCGATCGTCGTCACCACCAGCCTGGCCGAGCTGGAGGCCGCCGCCGGTCGCGGCCTCACCGGCGGCGGCACGCTCCTGCCGATGAGCGACGCTATCCGGTTGGCTCGCCACGCCCGCCACTATTTGGCGATCTTCGACAAGGGCAAAGCCCTGGCGCTGTACAGCACGAAACGGCTAGCGTCACCCGCGCAACGAATTGTCCTGTACGCCAAGGACCGTGGCTGCTCGGCCCCGGGCTGCACCGTACCCGGGTACTACTGCGAAGTGCACCACGTCACCGATTGGGCCACGTGTCACACCACCGATGTCGACGACTTGACCTTCGCCTGTGGGGCCCAACACCGTCTGCTGCGCCCCGGCGGTTGGACCACCCGCAAGAACGGCAGGGGCGAGACCGAATGGCTTCCGCCCCCGCACTTGGATCGCGGCCAACCACGCGTCAACACCTTTCATCACCCCGAAAAGCTGCTCCAAGACCGAGACGACGACGCACCCTAG
- a CDS encoding nitronate monooxygenase: MLAQFEMSIPLVAAPMSGGPTTPAMVSAATAAGGLGMLAAGYKTTEAVEAELKAVRAEGIPFGINLFAPNPLPVDPDSYRAYAAQIQREADQFGLALPAEPIEDTDRFDEKIALLLDDPVPMVSFTFGIPPRGVIAALRQAKTVVVQTVTTADEAAQAHAAGVDVLALQAAVAGGHSGTLSPLRPLQSVPLVDLVKQVTARVPLPVLAAGGLATPDAVAGVIRAGAAAAVVGTVLLRATESGASATHQAALTDPARTETVLTHAFTGRPARGLRNTFIDDHEAGAPFGYPAIHHLTSPLRKAAAAAGKPDYVHLWAGTGYRHATAEPAADILRRLASNL, translated from the coding sequence ATGCTGGCACAGTTCGAGATGTCCATTCCTCTGGTCGCCGCGCCGATGTCGGGCGGCCCGACCACCCCGGCGATGGTGTCGGCGGCGACCGCAGCCGGCGGCCTGGGCATGCTGGCCGCGGGTTACAAGACCACCGAAGCCGTCGAAGCCGAGCTCAAGGCGGTGCGCGCCGAGGGAATCCCGTTCGGTATCAACCTGTTTGCCCCCAACCCGTTGCCGGTCGACCCGGACAGCTACCGCGCGTACGCCGCGCAGATCCAGCGGGAGGCCGATCAGTTCGGCCTCGCGCTGCCGGCCGAGCCTATCGAGGACACCGACCGATTCGACGAGAAGATCGCGCTGTTGCTCGACGACCCGGTGCCGATGGTGTCGTTCACGTTCGGCATCCCGCCGCGCGGCGTGATCGCCGCGCTGCGACAGGCCAAGACCGTGGTGGTCCAGACCGTGACGACAGCCGACGAGGCGGCACAGGCCCATGCTGCCGGCGTCGACGTGCTGGCGCTGCAGGCAGCGGTGGCTGGCGGGCATTCCGGCACGCTCTCGCCGCTGCGGCCGCTGCAGTCGGTTCCACTCGTGGACCTGGTCAAACAGGTCACGGCGCGGGTTCCGCTGCCGGTGCTGGCGGCCGGTGGGCTGGCCACACCCGACGCGGTGGCCGGTGTGATTCGTGCGGGGGCCGCGGCGGCCGTCGTCGGCACCGTGCTGCTGCGCGCCACCGAGAGCGGCGCGTCGGCAACTCACCAGGCCGCCCTGACCGATCCAGCCCGGACCGAGACGGTGCTCACTCATGCGTTCACCGGGCGCCCCGCCCGCGGATTGCGCAACACGTTCATCGACGACCACGAGGCCGGGGCACCGTTCGGCTATCCCGCGATTCACCACCTGACCAGCCCACTGCGCAAAGCCGCCGCGGCGGCGGGGAAACCGGACTACGTCCACCTGTGGGCGGGGACGGGATACCGGCACGCCACCGCCGAACCCGCCGCGGACATTCTGCGGCGGCTTGCTTCCAATCTGTGA